In the genome of Helicobacter sp. 11S03491-1, one region contains:
- a CDS encoding glycosyltransferase — MHNDISQEQIQKLQQIISAFNFSYLEFIHTKNLFDDLWDKIISKNHFSKEVFYKLVASRFFPQYDKIIISDVDVVFLNDISESFLAPDGHQKYYLAGIRSNNPKDIFPLTGWKEGYKKFSQEEFQAVQNGIGGGYFIANLKQIRQDNIEQKFLDYTFKNAHKLVLAEQDVLNIICYPYIQSLSLRHMISHSAWERYGEKWEKLIPHFYSQDQINQARLEPIQLHYDGDKKPWKYPDVPKSNLWFYYLSQTPFHQEFLNQLPKTILDIYRKNQLSCKIKFYIRKNPLFFLKLNFYKKLNAKLKRQVKTLR, encoded by the coding sequence TTGCATAATGATATTTCTCAAGAACAAATTCAAAAACTCCAACAAATCATTTCAGCTTTTAATTTTTCTTATTTGGAATTTATCCATACAAAAAATCTTTTTGATGACTTATGGGATAAAATAATCTCCAAAAATCACTTCAGCAAAGAAGTATTTTATAAACTTGTTGCTTCAAGATTCTTTCCTCAATATGACAAAATTATTATTAGTGATGTAGATGTTGTTTTTCTTAATGATATTAGTGAGAGTTTTTTAGCACCGGATGGGCATCAAAAATACTATTTAGCCGGTATTAGATCCAACAACCCTAAAGATATTTTCCCGCTTACAGGCTGGAAAGAAGGGTATAAAAAGTTTTCGCAAGAAGAATTTCAAGCTGTTCAAAATGGCATAGGAGGAGGGTATTTCATCGCTAATCTCAAACAAATACGCCAAGATAATATAGAGCAAAAATTCCTTGATTATACATTCAAAAATGCACATAAACTTGTTCTTGCCGAGCAAGATGTGCTAAATATTATTTGTTATCCTTATATCCAATCTCTGAGTTTAAGGCATATGATTAGCCACAGCGCATGGGAAAGATATGGAGAGAAATGGGAAAAATTGATCCCTCATTTTTATTCCCAAGACCAGATCAATCAAGCCAGGCTGGAACCCATACAACTTCATTATGATGGGGATAAAAAGCCATGGAAATACCCTGATGTCCCCAAGTCAAACTTGTGGTTTTATTATCTGTCCCAAACCCCATTCCATCAAGAGTTTCTCAACCAACTCCCAAAAACTATTCTTGATATTTATCGCAAGAATCAATTAAGCTGTAAAATCAAATTTTATATCCGTAAAAATCCCTTATTTTTTCTCAAACTCAACTTCTACAAAAAACTAAATGCCAAGCTTAAAAGACAGGTAAAAACATTAAGATAA
- a CDS encoding glycosyltransferase family 10 has protein sequence MLTLVCWTYSRRTRQNYPTPKMKPIIKLKILDWWRGEKFEENYFVQKLSEKYHIVESQDPDYVLYSVFGYEHAKYDCIRIFFTGENICPDFNICDYGIGFNHLHFEDRYIRYPLFLLYEKDLQRAINKHHFTDKILKDKNKFCNYIYSHSNSSRLREEFFDFLSLYKQVDSAGSYRNNIGGALPILKGDFSSSKYEFMKHYKFSIAFENSSTSGYITEKILQAFGAQTIPIYWGDTTISQWGGGHKQKSLHQCP, from the coding sequence ATGCTTACCCTTGTATGTTGGACTTACTCAAGACGCACAAGACAAAATTATCCAACTCCTAAAATGAAACCGATTATAAAACTAAAAATACTTGATTGGTGGAGGGGTGAAAAGTTCGAAGAAAATTATTTTGTCCAAAAACTTTCAGAAAAATATCACATTGTAGAAAGTCAAGACCCTGATTATGTCCTTTATTCGGTATTTGGATATGAACATGCCAAATATGATTGTATCCGTATTTTTTTCACAGGCGAAAATATCTGCCCTGATTTTAATATTTGTGATTATGGCATTGGATTTAATCATCTGCATTTTGAAGACAGATATATCCGATACCCCTTATTTTTACTCTATGAAAAAGACCTCCAAAGAGCGATAAATAAACATCATTTTACAGACAAAATCCTCAAAGACAAAAACAAATTCTGCAATTATATCTATTCTCACTCTAATAGCTCCCGCTTAAGAGAGGAATTTTTTGATTTTTTAAGTTTGTATAAACAAGTCGATAGCGCAGGATCTTATCGCAACAATATTGGAGGAGCATTGCCAATATTAAAGGGTGATTTTTCAAGCAGCAAGTATGAGTTCATGAAACACTACAAATTCAGTATCGCTTTTGAAAATTCCTCTACAAGCGGCTACATTACAGAAAAAATTCTCCAAGCTTTTGGAGCCCAAACTATACCTATTTATTGGGGAGACACTACAATAAGTCAATGGGGGGGGGGGCATAAACAAAAAAGCCTTCATCAATGCCCATGA
- the grpE gene encoding nucleotide exchange factor GrpE: MENDSTQTEEKDIAQQDDQTQNQEQENTLEQEDYQKKYQELQENYVRVHADFENTKKRLERDKYQALEYAYEKIARDLLPILDTLEKALESAKDAQSSEAIAQGLELTIENLHKVLAKHGIEAIKCDEKFDPNIHDAIMQVPSDQKEDGDIVQVLQKGYKYKERVLRPAMVSIAKN, encoded by the coding sequence ATGGAAAATGATTCTACCCAAACAGAAGAAAAAGATATCGCCCAACAAGACGATCAAACACAAAACCAAGAACAAGAAAATACCCTGGAACAGGAGGATTATCAAAAGAAGTATCAAGAATTACAAGAAAATTATGTCCGTGTCCATGCGGATTTTGAAAATACCAAAAAACGTCTTGAAAGAGACAAATATCAAGCGCTTGAATATGCTTATGAGAAAATAGCGCGTGATTTATTGCCTATCTTAGACACACTTGAAAAAGCTCTTGAGAGTGCCAAAGACGCGCAATCAAGCGAAGCGATTGCACAAGGATTGGAACTGACAATTGAAAATTTGCATAAAGTATTAGCCAAGCATGGGATTGAGGCGATCAAATGTGATGAAAAATTTGATCCAAATATCCATGATGCAATCATGCAAGTCCCCTCTGATCAAAAAGAGGATGGTGATATTGTTCAGGTTTTGCAAAAAGGCTATAAATACAAAGAAAGAGTGCTTAGACCGGCAATGGTAAGTATCGCAAAAAATTAA
- a CDS encoding acetyltransferase: MKNIFFIGAGGFGSECYQYLSDVMATDKSIVFKGFLSTSNDLAPYGLESFFLGHYDDYDFQEDDYIVIAIGMPLARYRLYHLFKQRGVKFYNLISPKAFVTNTHNIGEGNIIAPFSGIGLNTLIGNANIIGMYALVGHDCKVGNYNFISSYVSFGGGASVGDSNFLAHKVTLTPKTNITHNCIISANSVVSKQLKPNSIALGNPAEVIGTNKENS, from the coding sequence ATGAAAAATATCTTTTTTATTGGAGCAGGAGGATTTGGGAGTGAGTGTTATCAGTATTTATCAGATGTGATGGCTACAGATAAAAGTATTGTTTTTAAAGGATTTCTTTCTACAAGCAATGATTTAGCTCCTTATGGATTGGAGTCGTTTTTTTTAGGGCATTATGATGATTATGATTTTCAAGAAGATGATTATATTGTTATTGCTATTGGTATGCCTTTGGCACGTTATAGACTTTATCATTTATTCAAACAAAGAGGGGTGAAGTTTTATAACTTGATTTCTCCAAAAGCTTTTGTTACCAATACCCATAATATTGGGGAAGGCAATATTATAGCGCCATTTAGTGGCATTGGCTTAAATACTCTGATAGGAAATGCCAATATCATTGGAATGTATGCCTTAGTAGGGCATGATTGCAAGGTAGGGAATTATAATTTTATCAGCTCTTATGTTTCTTTTGGTGGGGGAGCAAGCGTGGGTGATTCGAATTTCCTCGCGCACAAAGTAACCCTCACGCCCAAAACAAACATTACCCATAACTGCATCATTTCGGCAAATTCAGTCGTATCCAAACAACTCAAACCCAACTCTATCGCCCTTGGTAACCCTGCAGAAGTCATCGGCACAAATAAGGAGAACTCATGA
- a CDS encoding galactoside O-acetyltransferase, whose product MNTSFYTQEELQNLNFKSIGKNVLISKKASIYQAQNISIKSNVRIDDFVILSGHIEIGNYVHISTGSVLMCKEEGIYIEDFASVSIHSKILGSSDDFLGNGLVGPCVDEKYRRITSKPIVLGKYSLLGCNSIILPGGSLAEGVSVGALSLVSRPTKSWGVYFGIPARRILERKKEILKLEEEFLSQKSQRGGGQVKLIPPLAFAYFTYIILMTLSKEQAKAIRSSICLASFMNSMTSPCYPSYISKRSA is encoded by the coding sequence ATGAATACCAGCTTTTATACTCAAGAAGAATTACAAAACCTGAACTTCAAATCCATAGGCAAAAACGTTCTTATAAGCAAAAAAGCAAGCATTTATCAAGCCCAAAATATTTCTATCAAATCCAATGTAAGGATTGATGATTTTGTTATCCTCTCAGGTCATATTGAGATTGGCAATTATGTTCATATCAGCACAGGAAGTGTCCTCATGTGCAAAGAAGAAGGGATTTATATTGAGGATTTTGCCTCTGTGAGTATCCACTCTAAGATACTTGGGAGTAGTGATGATTTTTTGGGAAATGGGCTTGTGGGTCCTTGTGTAGATGAAAAATACAGGAGAATAACCTCAAAACCAATCGTGCTGGGAAAATATTCTCTCCTGGGATGCAATTCTATCATATTGCCCGGGGGGAGCTTAGCAGAGGGGGTAAGTGTGGGGGCTTTGAGTCTGGTGAGTCGCCCGACAAAATCTTGGGGTGTTTATTTTGGCATCCCTGCCAGAAGAATCCTGGAGCGCAAAAAAGAAATTCTCAAGCTTGAAGAAGAATTTTTAAGCCAAAAATCTCAACGGGGGGGGGGGCAGGTAAAACTCATTCCTCCTTTAGCCTTTGCTTATTTTACTTATATCATCTTGATGACCTTATCCAAAGAACAAGCCAAAGCTATCAGATCCTCTATTTGCTTAGCTTCTTTTATGAACTCTATGACTTCTCCTTGTTATCCCTCTTATATTTCCAAAAGAAGTGCTTGA
- a CDS encoding lipopolysaccharide 1,2-glucosyltransferase: MDKKHIIPIMFCFDTHYVIPAAIAFYSLLKNAKNISVGGGGR, from the coding sequence ATGGATAAAAAACACATTATCCCTATTATGTTTTGTTTCGACACTCATTATGTAATCCCGGCGGCTATAGCTTTTTATTCACTCCTGAAAAATGCTAAAAATATTTCAGTGGGGGGGGGGGGCAGATAG
- the dnaK gene encoding molecular chaperone DnaK has protein sequence MAKVIGIDLGTTNSAMAVYEGNEAKIIANKEGKNTTPSIVAFTDKGEILVGEPAKRQAITNPQKTIYSIKRIMGLMFNEDKAKEAEKRLPYKIVDRNGACAIEIADKVYTPQEISAKILMKIKEDAQAYLGEEVTEAVITVPAYFNDSQRKATKEAGTIAGLNVLRIINEPTSAALAYGLDKKESEKIMVYDLGGGTFDVTVLETGDNVVEVLATGGDAFLGGDDFDNRIIDWAAKEFKDDTGIDIKSDVMALQRLKDGAENAKKELSSAQETEINLPFITADASGPKHLVKKLTRAKFESLIDDLIDETIKKIDFVIKDANLSKTDISEVVMVGGSTRIPKVQQRVKDFIGKELNKSVNPDEVVAIGAAIQGGVLKGDVKDVLLLDVTPLSLGIETLGGVMTKVIERGTTIPAKKAQVFSTAEDNQPAVSIHVLQGERELARDNKSLGKFDLTGIPAAPRGVPQIEVTFDIDANGILTVSAKDKASGKSQEIKISGSSGLSDSEIEKMVKDAELHKEEDAKRKEAIESRNQADSLVYQTEKSLAELKDKLEASEVEKIQKALDDLKETLKNENASKEEIDTKLKALTEASHKLAEAMYAKENNAQNTNNPSGSANSKKDDDVIDAEVE, from the coding sequence ATGGCAAAAGTAATAGGAATTGACTTAGGAACAACTAACTCTGCAATGGCAGTTTATGAAGGCAACGAAGCAAAAATTATCGCCAATAAAGAGGGTAAAAATACCACTCCTTCAATTGTTGCTTTCACAGACAAAGGGGAAATTTTGGTTGGGGAACCTGCTAAAAGACAAGCAATTACCAACCCGCAAAAAACTATTTATTCTATCAAAAGAATCATGGGCTTGATGTTTAATGAAGACAAAGCAAAAGAAGCAGAAAAAAGACTCCCCTACAAAATTGTTGATAGAAATGGGGCTTGTGCAATAGAAATTGCTGATAAAGTCTATACTCCCCAAGAAATTTCTGCAAAGATTTTAATGAAGATCAAAGAAGATGCTCAGGCCTATTTGGGTGAAGAAGTTACAGAGGCTGTTATCACCGTGCCGGCGTATTTCAACGATAGCCAAAGAAAAGCAACCAAAGAAGCAGGGACTATTGCAGGGCTTAATGTATTGAGGATCATCAATGAGCCTACCTCAGCTGCTCTTGCTTATGGACTTGACAAAAAAGAATCTGAAAAAATCATGGTTTATGATTTAGGTGGGGGGACTTTTGATGTAACTGTGCTTGAAACAGGGGATAATGTCGTAGAGGTATTAGCAACCGGCGGGGATGCATTTTTAGGTGGAGATGATTTTGATAATAGGATCATTGATTGGGCTGCCAAAGAATTCAAAGATGACACAGGTATTGACATCAAATCAGATGTCATGGCACTCCAAAGACTCAAAGATGGGGCTGAAAATGCCAAGAAAGAGTTGAGTTCTGCCCAAGAAACTGAAATCAATCTACCCTTTATCACTGCTGATGCCAGCGGTCCTAAGCACTTAGTCAAAAAGCTTACTCGCGCTAAATTTGAAAGTTTAATTGATGATCTCATCGATGAGACAATCAAAAAAATTGATTTTGTTATTAAAGATGCTAATTTGAGCAAGACCGACATCTCTGAAGTTGTCATGGTAGGTGGTTCTACACGTATTCCAAAAGTCCAACAAAGAGTCAAAGATTTCATAGGCAAAGAACTCAACAAATCTGTGAATCCTGATGAAGTTGTTGCTATTGGAGCAGCTATCCAAGGTGGGGTGCTTAAAGGAGATGTCAAAGATGTCTTATTGCTTGATGTTACTCCTTTGAGTTTGGGGATTGAGACACTTGGAGGTGTGATGACAAAGGTGATTGAAAGAGGCACAACTATTCCGGCCAAAAAAGCCCAAGTCTTCTCAACAGCTGAAGATAACCAACCTGCTGTATCTATCCATGTTTTACAAGGAGAAAGAGAACTTGCCAGAGATAATAAATCATTAGGAAAATTCGATCTTACAGGGATTCCGGCTGCTCCCAGAGGAGTGCCTCAAATTGAAGTTACTTTTGATATTGATGCCAATGGTATCCTTACTGTTTCAGCAAAAGATAAAGCAAGTGGTAAATCTCAAGAGATCAAAATCTCCGGTTCAAGTGGTCTCTCTGATAGCGAAATAGAAAAAATGGTCAAAGATGCTGAGCTCCACAAAGAAGAAGATGCCAAGAGAAAAGAAGCTATTGAATCCAGAAACCAAGCTGATTCCCTGGTATATCAAACTGAAAAGAGTCTGGCAGAACTTAAAGACAAACTTGAAGCAAGCGAAGTGGAAAAAATCCAAAAAGCCCTTGATGATCTCAAAGAAACATTAAAAAATGAAAATGCCTCAAAAGAAGAAATTGACACAAAACTCAAAGCCTTAACAGAAGCAAGTCATAAGTTAGCAGAAGCAATGTATGCCAAAGAAAATAACGCCCAAAATACTAACAATCCAAGTGGATCTGCAAATAGTAAGAAAGATGATGATGTCATTGATGCAGAAGTTGAATAA
- a CDS encoding acyl carrier protein has protein sequence MNKTEEKIKQIICELRVDIEPAEDTQFIEDGIFDSFDIVSLVASLDKEFQISIDGSKITPHYFNTIADIAKLVEESKR, from the coding sequence ATGAACAAAACAGAAGAAAAAATCAAGCAAATCATCTGCGAACTTAGGGTAGATATTGAACCTGCTGAAGATACACAATTTATTGAGGATGGGATATTTGACTCTTTTGATATTGTATCTTTGGTGGCATCTTTAGACAAAGAATTCCAAATCTCTATTGATGGGAGTAAAATTACGCCTCATTATTTCAACACCATTGCAGATATTGCCAAATTGGTTGAGGAAAGCAAAAGATGA
- the rfbA gene encoding glucose-1-phosphate thymidylyltransferase RfbA — protein sequence MKGIILAGGKGTRLYPTTLTVSKQLLPIYDKPMIYYPLSVLMLAKIREVLIISTPKDTAKFQEIFGDGAWLGMSISYCVQPQPNGLAESFILGKDFVGNDSVCLVLGDNIFYGQGFSQILQKSSQLPPQNGGAIVFGYFVKDPGRFGIVSLDKNFNATGIEEKPQNPKSNLALTGLYFYDNSVLEIAKSLKPSSRGELEITDVNIAYLKQSQLKVEILGRGFAWLDTGTHDSLIEASSFVQTIEHRQGYKIACIEEIAYNNGWIDAAALTQRAQELKKSGYGEYLIKLLNNPSLYPTTTIGKN from the coding sequence TTGAAGGGCATTATTTTGGCAGGTGGGAAGGGCACCAGACTTTATCCTACGACACTTACCGTATCAAAACAGCTTCTCCCTATCTATGACAAACCTATGATTTACTACCCTCTTTCAGTCCTCATGCTTGCTAAAATTCGTGAAGTCCTTATTATCTCTACACCCAAAGATACTGCAAAATTTCAAGAAATATTTGGCGATGGCGCTTGGCTTGGCATGTCTATAAGCTATTGTGTGCAGCCTCAACCCAACGGCTTGGCTGAGAGTTTTATATTAGGAAAAGATTTTGTAGGCAATGATAGCGTATGTCTTGTGCTGGGAGATAATATTTTTTATGGGCAAGGCTTTAGCCAAATTCTTCAAAAATCCTCTCAACTTCCCCCTCAAAATGGTGGGGCTATTGTTTTTGGTTATTTTGTCAAAGATCCCGGTAGATTTGGGATTGTCAGCTTAGATAAAAATTTTAATGCCACCGGCATAGAAGAAAAACCGCAAAATCCCAAAAGTAATCTTGCTTTAACAGGATTGTATTTTTATGATAATTCTGTGCTTGAAATTGCCAAATCCCTCAAACCCTCCTCAAGAGGAGAACTTGAAATTACAGATGTCAATATTGCCTATCTCAAACAATCTCAACTTAAAGTGGAGATTCTGGGGAGGGGATTTGCTTGGCTGGATACAGGCACGCATGATAGCCTTATAGAAGCAAGTAGTTTTGTCCAAACAATCGAACACCGACAGGGCTATAAAATCGCTTGCATAGAAGAAATCGCTTATAATAACGGCTGGATTGATGCAGCTGCTTTGACCCAAAGAGCCCAAGAGTTGAAAAAAAGCGGGTATGGAGAATACCTTATAAAATTACTGAATAACCCAAGCTTATACCCAACTACAACTATAGGAAAAAACTAA
- a CDS encoding DegT/DnrJ/EryC1/StrS family aminotransferase yields the protein MLINVNKPYLPDPKKYQKYLDRIWQTNHLTNFGPLSRELEEKLCAYLDVKNLLFVNNGTIALQIAYTLMGLKSGDEVITTPFSFVATTSTLLWEKLQTRFCDIDKNTFCLHSDLLPSHITPQTKAILPVHVFGNPCDVENIENIAQKHHLKVIYDAAHAFGVTYKNKSIFHYGDVATLSFHATKLFHTIEGGAIICNDSAMIEEAKKIINFGLFNNYPQTLGINAKNSEFHAAMGLCILEDMDFILQERQKIWEYYYRHLKDTYSMQECNPHANNNYHYFPILFEDEGKLTQALERLNLESIFPRRYFYPSLDTLNFNPSSCPCPISQDIASRILCLPLYVGLTQDAQDKIIQLLK from the coding sequence ATGCTTATCAATGTCAATAAGCCTTATTTGCCTGATCCTAAAAAATATCAAAAGTATCTTGATAGAATCTGGCAAACAAACCACTTAACCAATTTTGGACCTCTAAGCAGAGAATTAGAGGAAAAGTTATGCGCTTATTTAGATGTAAAAAATCTATTGTTTGTCAATAATGGAACTATTGCACTCCAAATTGCTTATACTCTTATGGGGTTAAAAAGTGGCGATGAAGTCATCACCACTCCTTTTAGCTTTGTAGCTACAACAAGCACCCTTTTGTGGGAGAAGCTCCAAACTCGATTTTGTGATATTGACAAAAATACCTTTTGCCTTCACAGCGATCTTCTTCCCTCACATATCACCCCACAAACAAAGGCAATTTTGCCTGTGCATGTTTTTGGCAATCCTTGTGATGTAGAAAATATTGAAAATATCGCTCAAAAACACCATCTCAAAGTCATTTATGATGCTGCCCATGCCTTTGGAGTAACCTATAAAAATAAAAGTATTTTTCACTATGGAGATGTAGCTACCCTTAGTTTCCATGCAACCAAGCTTTTCCACACTATTGAAGGAGGGGCTATTATTTGTAATGATAGCGCCATGATTGAAGAAGCCAAAAAAATCATTAATTTCGGACTTTTTAATAACTACCCTCAAACATTAGGTATCAATGCAAAAAATAGTGAATTTCATGCTGCTATGGGATTGTGTATTTTAGAAGATATGGATTTCATTCTCCAAGAGAGACAAAAAATTTGGGAATATTATTACCGACATTTAAAAGATACTTATAGTATGCAAGAATGCAACCCTCATGCAAACAACAATTACCACTATTTCCCTATATTGTTTGAAGATGAAGGTAAGCTTACACAAGCCCTAGAGCGACTCAATCTTGAAAGTATCTTTCCCAGAAGATATTTTTATCCCAGTTTGGATACATTGAACTTCAACCCTTCAAGCTGCCCTTGCCCCATTTCCCAAGACATAGCAAGCAGGATTTTATGCTTACCCTTGTATGTTGGACTTACTCAAGACGCACAAGACAAAATTATCCAACTCCTAAAATGA
- a CDS encoding radical SAM protein produces MQKKINNFNSDEKILQYTNKIDYFFNSHKTLIVTELDLTNKCNHRCPGCCGHNENNAELSKQQVETIVEGLKSLDNKGVILSGGGEPTISPYFEYAIHLIKNAGMNIGLNSHGMNLDEHKARIIASNLEYFRISLDAGSPEMYEKIHGMKPHHFQKTLENIALFSEIKKELNSKTSFGVGFLTSELTQGDMESFVQLVKERGADFAQFRPFTGNTLDILPLLEELRAKYEDKDFKIVASYQKYKEMSDVSYRGYDKCHGMFFSTVISADFKVWACLHFRQSDKHFLGDLSKQTLEQIWRGSRIREVYNAINCAQCPILCRNDSFNRTLNKLSLEVTNSEFL; encoded by the coding sequence ATGCAAAAAAAAATAAATAACTTTAATTCAGATGAAAAAATATTGCAATATACCAATAAAATAGACTATTTTTTTAATTCCCACAAAACACTAATCGTTACAGAATTGGATTTGACCAACAAATGCAATCATCGATGTCCGGGTTGTTGTGGTCATAATGAGAATAATGCAGAACTATCCAAACAACAAGTTGAAACAATCGTAGAAGGACTCAAAAGCCTGGACAATAAAGGCGTCATTTTATCCGGTGGAGGAGAACCTACCATTAGCCCTTATTTTGAATACGCCATCCATCTTATCAAAAATGCCGGCATGAATATCGGATTGAATTCACATGGAATGAATCTTGATGAGCACAAAGCAAGGATTATCGCAAGCAATTTAGAATATTTTAGAATCAGTCTGGATGCAGGGAGTCCGGAAATGTATGAAAAAATTCACGGAATGAAGCCTCATCATTTTCAAAAGACTCTTGAAAATATTGCCTTATTTTCCGAAATCAAAAAAGAACTCAATTCCAAAACCAGTTTTGGAGTGGGATTCTTGACTTCAGAACTTACGCAAGGGGATATGGAGTCTTTTGTCCAACTCGTCAAAGAAAGAGGGGCAGATTTTGCGCAATTTAGACCTTTTACCGGCAACACTCTGGATATTTTGCCTTTACTGGAGGAATTGCGCGCCAAATACGAAGACAAAGATTTCAAAATCGTTGCAAGCTACCAAAAATACAAAGAAATGAGTGATGTTTCTTATCGCGGGTATGATAAGTGTCATGGGATGTTTTTTTCCACAGTCATTAGTGCAGATTTCAAAGTATGGGCATGTTTGCATTTCAGACAAAGTGATAAGCACTTTTTAGGGGATTTGTCAAAACAAACGCTAGAGCAAATATGGAGAGGATCTAGAATTCGCGAAGTCTATAATGCTATTAATTGTGCGCAATGCCCGATACTGTGCAGAAATGATAGCTTTAATCGGACACTCAATAAGCTCAGTTTAGAAGTTACCAATAGCGAATTTTTATGA
- a CDS encoding class II aldolase and adducin N-terminal domain-containing protein, with the protein MNIHIKNIDQNLINEISSISLAMFRKSFFGVFHGSISARISQNRFLINKKDAIFDRINNDSLIMLHDKEDYRWQEASIDSFIHSNIYQSLTEARFAVYAMPPYSVAYSLKHSVLLPKDYFGYRFLGKQIDIFDPKDYDSWYERADIDILRYFKQSKKNFIFIRGYGIYAYHRDLHALAKIIALIENSCKVLYLGGMLDAGYINEGRFDIG; encoded by the coding sequence ATGAATATACATATAAAAAATATCGATCAAAATCTGATCAATGAAATTAGTAGCATATCCTTAGCAATGTTTAGGAAAAGTTTTTTTGGTGTTTTTCATGGGTCTATATCTGCAAGAATATCTCAAAATCGTTTTTTGATCAACAAAAAAGACGCCATATTTGATAGGATAAATAATGATTCTCTGATTATGCTCCATGATAAAGAAGATTATCGTTGGCAAGAAGCAAGCATAGATTCTTTTATCCATTCAAATATCTATCAAAGTCTCACAGAAGCTCGTTTTGCTGTTTATGCTATGCCTCCTTATAGCGTAGCTTATTCTCTTAAGCATAGCGTTTTGTTGCCTAAGGATTATTTTGGGTATCGTTTTTTGGGGAAACAGATTGATATTTTTGATCCAAAAGATTATGATAGTTGGTATGAGAGAGCAGATATTGATATTTTGAGGTATTTTAAACAATCCAAAAAGAATTTTATTTTTATCAGAGGCTATGGTATTTATGCCTATCACAGAGATCTGCATGCTTTAGCAAAAATTATTGCTTTGATTGAGAATAGTTGCAAGGTTTTGTATCTGGGTGGTATGCTTGATGCGGGTTATATTAATGAGGGAAGATTTGATATAGGTTGA
- a CDS encoding HrcA family transcriptional regulator — protein sequence MNRKKDLLLDKIIQRYIESQEPIGSESLKMSLSIKISSATIRNYFKVLSDEGILMQTHISSGRIPTYIALKNYWRNKIHYQDTCLQTNIQKFQKACQENGIFGIIKEKNTQTLKDVLNHDNQFLILVFEDDQIALPFNHSIERFVKELIGLEIEDIKKIAYQVCAMSLVKKLEKATQTPKLHYSGIKFLSFMLEYQEFQKLFFEIIEGKIFDKLDKGIYFEKTIPQGNIGIMQDIKLQEKNARMFCVGKLDKNYANFYEEIAS from the coding sequence ATGAATCGTAAAAAAGATTTGCTTTTAGATAAAATCATTCAAAGATATATCGAATCTCAAGAACCCATTGGTTCAGAATCTCTAAAAATGTCTTTGAGTATCAAAATCTCTTCGGCAACCATAAGGAATTACTTCAAAGTTCTCTCGGATGAAGGTATTTTGATGCAAACTCATATTAGTAGTGGCAGAATCCCTACTTACATAGCGCTCAAAAACTATTGGAGAAATAAAATCCATTATCAAGATACATGCTTGCAAACCAATATCCAAAAATTTCAAAAAGCCTGTCAAGAAAATGGTATTTTTGGCATTATCAAAGAAAAAAACACCCAAACCCTCAAAGATGTCCTCAATCACGACAATCAATTCTTGATTCTCGTTTTTGAAGATGATCAAATTGCCCTGCCCTTTAATCATTCTATAGAGAGGTTTGTAAAAGAACTCATAGGGTTAGAAATAGAAGATATCAAGAAGATAGCTTATCAAGTTTGCGCAATGAGTTTAGTCAAAAAATTGGAAAAAGCGACACAAACTCCAAAATTACATTATTCCGGCATAAAATTCTTGAGTTTCATGTTGGAATACCAAGAATTTCAAAAATTATTTTTTGAAATTATAGAAGGGAAAATTTTTGACAAACTGGATAAAGGAATTTATTTCGAAAAAACCATCCCTCAAGGCAATATTGGCATCATGCAAGACATTAAGCTACAAGAAAAAAATGCGAGAATGTTTTGTGTAGGGAAATTAGATAAAAATTATGCAAATTTTTATGAAGAAATCGCTTCATAA